ACAGGGTTGATTTTCGAACGGCTGCAACGGTGTTTAAAGACCCCAAAAGAAAAATTTTTGTGGACGAGAAACACAGTCGGAAAGAAGAAAGATATTTTTGCATTGGAAAAGTGAATGAGCGAATTTTAACCGTTAGATTTACGTTCCGGCGCAGGAAGATCAGAATATTTGGCGCAGGTTATTGGAGAAAGGAGGCAAAATACTATGAAAAACAAGGCAGCTGATTCAGACAGGCCTTTTGGAAAATTAACCAGAATTAAAGATTTTCTACCGCCCCCCTATAAATTGGTTATTCCCGAAGAAACCAGCAAGGTGACCATTTGCCTGAAGAAATCAGATGTGGCTTTTTTTAAGCGCATGGCAAAACAATATCACACTAAGTACCAGAAAATGATACGCGAATTGGTGAGCAAATACACGGAACAATACTCACAGACAATCTGAAGCCGGATCAGCGGCCGAACTGTATTTCCAGACGGAAGGTGATAGAGGCCACGGGCGAATAGGCGCCGAAGTCATCCCGCGGCCAGTCGTTCGCGGGCTCTATCTCATAAAAAACCCAGCCCTTATAAAAATTGCGCCGGAAGCGCACGCTCGCCCTGTAATTCTCGACGATGAGCCTCCTGTCGGACACCCCCGACATGCCCAGGGTGTATGACAGAGCGTTCCTCGCTGATATCTGCTGCTGGAAGCCGATGTAGCTCTCCCAGTTATAGTCGACATCGGGTGCCTCGAAAACAACGGCGTTGCCCCAGCGCAGGATATTGCTTTCGGAAAACAATCTCTCCACGCCAAGCTGCAGAGTTTTTCTCCAGCCCTCGTGGTGCTTCACCCGGGCCTGGCCGCTGAAGCGGATCTGCGAGACTTCCGTTAAAGGAAAAAGATGCCTGTAGTACACGCGCACATAGGGTGAAAGCGGGGTTTCGGCCTTCATGCCCGATCCGAAATGCAGTCTGGAGAGCATCGTATCAAGGACATTATATCTCAGTCCGACATCGGCGCGGTCGGCGTCCGTCGCATTCCTGACGCCGGTTTTCACAAGCTCGCCGGTGGTGACAGGCACAGCGTCCTCGTTCTCGTCACTGATGATCAGCTTCAGCTTTTTGCTCGCTTTCGGCAGACGTATGCTCGCGTGCAGAAAGGTGCGCATATAGGTCTGTCCGCCTTCCGAGAATCTCAGATCACTGCGCAGCCTGATCTTTGATCTGGCCGGCACTTCCTCGAGCGCTCTTTCGTCGCTGAAAAAGTCATCAAACCACGCGACGGGAGCATACAGGCCTTCTGATATGAAATCATGAGTGTTATCCCAGAAACGCAGCCGTTCGATAAAAGTCTCCTCTTCTCGCGGCGGTTCAGCAGCCCGCGCTATGTGGGGATATGCGCATAGAAAAATAAATAAAATCAGACAACGGTGTAGTTTTAATGTCTTCATAAGGTCAAATCACTGATACAGCTCAACATAAACTTACAAGCCTGTTTCCCGGCTTTTTTTCAACACAAAACGAACAGCGGCGGCCATCACGGCCAGGGATAGAAATATGAAAAAAGGTATGAAGGGATTAAAAATTATCGTGGAGTTTTGGATATTCCATATTAAAAGCGCCCAGCAGGCTATTGCGAGAGATGTCCCTCCCAGAACCACTGTCAGGTTCAACCACATCGGTATGCCGAGCAGATAGCCGATCACACATCCCACAGCGGGCCCGGTCATGTGAAAGGGTATCCATACAAAAACAAAAAG
This is a stretch of genomic DNA from Candidatus Omnitrophota bacterium. It encodes these proteins:
- a CDS encoding BrnT family toxin — translated: METILGSFIWDTTKEKVNIRKHRVDFRTAATVFKDPKRKIFVDEKHSRKEERYFCIGKVNERILTVRFTFRRRKIRIFGAGYWRKEAKYYEKQGS
- a CDS encoding CopG family transcriptional regulator; the protein is MKNKAADSDRPFGKLTRIKDFLPPPYKLVIPEETSKVTICLKKSDVAFFKRMAKQYHTKYQKMIRELVSKYTEQYSQTI